One window of Mediterraneibacter gnavus ATCC 29149 genomic DNA carries:
- a CDS encoding SDR family NAD(P)-dependent oxidoreductase — MTFEGKVVAVTGAGGGIGTAIVSKFVDLGAKAVLLDVKEEFAKRTADLLHLTEENSMCLGVDVSKEEDVKEAVSKIRTRFNRVDVLVNTAGIPGPSARTEDYSFEDIKKVYEVNVFGTFLMMQNILPIMQEQKSGAIINFGSVSGMFGYPYEIGYGSSKAAVIYMTKNAANENGFNGVRINAVSPGWVDTNMMKTVVDSYKDVGIENSSDNVTIGPMRRVAAPEELANVVTFLASEEASYVNGANFLVDGGMTLG; from the coding sequence ATGACATTTGAAGGAAAAGTTGTGGCAGTGACAGGTGCAGGTGGAGGAATCGGCACAGCGATTGTCAGTAAATTTGTGGATTTGGGAGCAAAAGCAGTATTGTTGGATGTGAAAGAAGAATTTGCAAAAAGAACAGCAGATTTGCTGCATCTTACAGAAGAAAACAGTATGTGCCTGGGTGTAGATGTTTCAAAAGAAGAGGATGTAAAAGAAGCAGTATCAAAGATCAGAACACGTTTTAACAGAGTAGATGTGCTGGTGAATACGGCTGGAATACCAGGTCCGAGTGCAAGAACAGAAGATTATTCTTTTGAAGATATAAAAAAAGTATACGAAGTGAATGTGTTTGGGACTTTTCTGATGATGCAAAATATACTTCCGATCATGCAGGAACAAAAAAGTGGTGCAATTATCAATTTTGGATCTGTATCAGGAATGTTTGGGTATCCATATGAAATCGGTTATGGTTCAAGCAAGGCAGCGGTTATTTATATGACGAAAAATGCTGCAAATGAAAATGGATTTAATGGTGTCAGAATCAATGCAGTTTCACCGGGATGGGTGGATACCAATATGATGAAGACGGTTGTTGACAGTTACAAGGATGTTGGAATTGAAAATAGTTCGGACAATGTGACAATTGGACCAATGCGGAGGGTTGCGGCACCAGAGGAACTTGCAAATGTAGTTACATTCCTGGCATCAGAGGAAGCTTCTTATGTAAATGGGGCAAACTTCTTGGTGGATGGCGGAATGACACTTGGCTAA
- a CDS encoding TIM barrel protein → MKIALFTGGYSNYPLERAFQAAAKYGYGGIELGGFRPHAYAPDLARGGAERIKQLSRDYNMPIIDYVPENTGSPYSLVFENPEMNKESLEYFKLSLDMAREIDAKYCMLACNHPGYGRNKEDVKKLFIENMQILAEHAEKIGQTIILEPVTPYEGTIIVSSDDVKWALDQVNSPNFKCMLDLAAPFTYGEPVCSYFEKMGEDCKHIHFVDCEKTSEDHLIPGDGEMDFPRIVRYLKEVGYDGYLSLELFSRYANEPDYAAERGYQVIRELLDEN, encoded by the coding sequence ATGAAAATTGCATTGTTTACAGGAGGATATTCAAATTACCCATTAGAAAGAGCATTTCAGGCGGCAGCGAAGTATGGCTATGGCGGAATTGAATTGGGTGGATTTAGACCACATGCGTATGCACCGGATCTGGCAAGAGGAGGAGCAGAAAGAATCAAGCAATTATCAAGAGATTATAATATGCCGATTATTGATTATGTTCCAGAAAATACTGGCTCTCCATATAGCTTAGTATTTGAAAATCCAGAAATGAACAAAGAAAGTTTGGAATATTTTAAATTGTCATTGGATATGGCAAGAGAGATTGATGCGAAATATTGTATGTTAGCCTGCAATCATCCTGGCTATGGAAGAAATAAAGAAGATGTGAAAAAACTTTTTATTGAAAATATGCAGATTTTGGCAGAACATGCAGAAAAAATCGGCCAGACAATTATTCTGGAGCCGGTTACACCGTATGAGGGAACCATTATTGTTTCATCGGATGATGTGAAATGGGCGTTGGATCAGGTGAATTCGCCAAACTTTAAATGTATGTTAGATCTTGCTGCACCATTTACTTATGGAGAGCCTGTTTGCTCATATTTTGAAAAAATGGGAGAGGATTGTAAGCATATTCATTTTGTTGATTGTGAAAAAACAAGTGAAGATCATTTGATTCCTGGTGATGGAGAGATGGATTTTCCAAGAATTGTGAGATATCTTAAAGAAGTAGGCTATGACGGTTATCTTTCTTTGGAGTTGTTTAGTCGCTATGCAAATGAGCCGGATTATGCTGCTGAAAGAGGGTATCAAGTGATCCGTGAATTGTTGGATGAAAATTAG
- a CDS encoding ribokinase codes for MEKKDVIVLNSHGVGQYAYTDHMPKWGETLSVKKWHVAEDGGKGTNVAVALGRLGLKTAYIGKVGNDPWGDLGEKWLEDAGVDHTFMYRTDEVSTGTGLILLGPDGQNAIIDGDSSSVALKEEEVIQALDEMKGSQYFVTGFEVPMKIALSGAKHAKELGMITALNPSPLPEEDMGRLDYVDYLFINEVEAKYICQDDDEKDPKELMNKVREKYGVQNVIMTLGGDGSAALCKDEYMEVASVKVENVVNTAGAGDGFMAAVIANLVWGKELKEAMEWASKYAALSVTIDGTIPAYRPLEEVEAFISRCC; via the coding sequence ATGGAAAAAAAAGATGTAATTGTATTAAATAGTCATGGTGTTGGTCAATATGCCTATACAGATCATATGCCGAAATGGGGAGAAACGTTAAGTGTAAAAAAATGGCATGTGGCAGAAGATGGAGGAAAAGGAACAAATGTGGCTGTGGCATTAGGTCGATTGGGATTAAAAACAGCCTATATTGGGAAAGTAGGAAACGATCCGTGGGGAGATCTGGGAGAAAAATGGCTGGAGGATGCAGGAGTAGATCATACTTTTATGTATAGAACAGATGAAGTTTCTACAGGGACAGGACTGATTTTATTAGGACCAGATGGCCAAAATGCCATCATTGATGGCGACAGTTCCAGTGTAGCGTTGAAAGAGGAGGAAGTCATTCAGGCACTTGATGAAATGAAGGGATCGCAGTATTTTGTTACAGGGTTTGAAGTGCCTATGAAGATCGCTCTTTCTGGTGCAAAACATGCAAAGGAACTCGGAATGATCACAGCACTGAATCCAAGTCCGCTTCCGGAAGAAGACATGGGAAGGCTGGATTATGTGGATTACTTATTTATCAATGAAGTAGAAGCAAAATACATCTGTCAGGATGATGATGAAAAAGATCCAAAAGAGTTAATGAATAAAGTGCGTGAAAAGTATGGGGTTCAAAATGTAATTATGACTTTGGGAGGAGATGGAAGCGCGGCTCTTTGCAAGGATGAATACATGGAAGTAGCATCTGTGAAAGTAGAGAATGTTGTGAATACAGCAGGTGCAGGCGATGGATTTATGGCTGCAGTGATTGCAAATCTCGTTTGGGGGAAAGAATTAAAAGAAGCAATGGAATGGGCAAGTAAATATGCAGCATTATCCGTTACGATCGATGGGACAATACCGGCTTATCGACCATTAGAAGAAGTAGAAGCATTTATTTCCAGATGTTGTTAG
- the frlD gene encoding fructoselysine 6-kinase, whose amino-acid sequence MRLAAVGSNCIDYYKNLEGGKAFAGGGPVNMAVYTVRLGGTAAYIGPVGNDDYGQTMLHAIAGKGVDISHLRVAEGKTAVSQVEIKNGERIFGDYDEGVLADYVLTEADMEYIKSFDVVVCDIWGKVGKQFRELQEKGIITAFDCATDPDSAESKVAIPYTNYLFFSVDCGDTDEVRRKMKSLYDSGPELVICMMGEEGSLCFDGEVFHKFGIVPCANLVDSLGAGDSYIAGFLKGIEDGLSIEKSMELGAGNATETLGYFGAW is encoded by the coding sequence ATGAGATTAGCGGCCGTTGGAAGTAATTGTATCGATTATTATAAAAATTTAGAGGGAGGGAAAGCTTTTGCCGGAGGAGGTCCGGTAAATATGGCTGTTTACACGGTGAGACTTGGCGGAACAGCAGCGTATATTGGGCCGGTTGGAAATGATGACTATGGTCAGACGATGCTGCATGCAATCGCTGGCAAAGGAGTGGACATTTCGCATTTACGAGTTGCAGAAGGAAAAACAGCCGTTTCTCAGGTCGAAATTAAAAATGGTGAGCGCATTTTTGGAGATTACGATGAAGGTGTTTTGGCAGATTATGTTTTGACAGAAGCGGATATGGAATACATAAAGTCATTCGATGTCGTAGTTTGTGATATTTGGGGAAAAGTCGGAAAACAGTTTCGCGAATTACAAGAGAAAGGAATTATAACAGCGTTTGATTGTGCGACTGACCCGGATTCTGCAGAATCTAAAGTGGCAATTCCGTATACCAATTATCTGTTTTTCTCTGTTGATTGTGGAGATACCGATGAAGTGAGAAGGAAGATGAAATCACTGTATGATTCCGGCCCGGAACTTGTGATCTGCATGATGGGAGAAGAAGGCAGCTTATGTTTTGACGGAGAAGTATTTCATAAGTTTGGAATTGTGCCATGTGCAAATCTTGTGGATAGTTTGGGTGCAGGTGACAGTTACATTGCAGGATTTTTAAAGGGAATTGAAGATGGACTTTCCATTGAAAAATCTATGGAATTAGGTGCTGGAAATGCCACCGAGACATTAGGATATTTTGGGGCATGGTGA
- a CDS encoding PfkB family carbohydrate kinase — MDKFVISNDFRVGGETLEATNWHVEEDGGKGATVSVALGRLGVSTGYIGKVGYDPWGDMGDQWMSESGVDTTYMYRDHSVSTGTGLILIEEDSTNTIIDGDSACQALTLEETKNAIEAMKEAKVFITGFGMPFRKALDGAKIAKQEYGMTTLCNVSPLPSEEMGELDYLDYMVLNDVEAKMLCNLPEDSDQENYEIVRTLQQKYHCKGVIMTCSSKGSAIIDGDEYWEVEATPVKAVDTIGAGDGYLAAVAANLVWGKSLRESTEWASKYAAYKVTRPGSMTKKPGCGYPNREEVERFIDSIK; from the coding sequence TTGGACAAGTTTGTCATATCAAACGATTTCCGCGTCGGGGGGGAGACGCTGGAAGCAACAAATTGGCATGTAGAAGAAGATGGAGGAAAAGGTGCTACTGTTTCAGTTGCACTCGGACGTTTGGGTGTATCCACGGGATATATTGGAAAAGTAGGATATGATCCATGGGGAGATATGGGAGACCAGTGGATGAGTGAATCGGGTGTTGACACCACATACATGTATAGAGATCATTCAGTGTCAACAGGAACGGGACTGATTTTGATTGAAGAGGATAGCACAAATACGATCATCGATGGAGACAGTGCATGTCAGGCGTTGACTTTAGAAGAAACAAAAAATGCAATTGAGGCGATGAAAGAAGCAAAAGTGTTTATTACAGGATTTGGCATGCCTTTCCGAAAAGCATTGGACGGTGCGAAAATAGCAAAACAAGAGTACGGAATGACAACTTTATGTAACGTGAGTCCATTGCCAAGTGAAGAGATGGGAGAATTGGATTACCTGGATTATATGGTATTGAATGATGTTGAAGCAAAAATGTTGTGTAATCTTCCAGAAGATTCTGATCAGGAAAACTATGAAATTGTGAGAACACTACAGCAAAAATACCATTGTAAAGGCGTCATAATGACGTGTAGTTCCAAAGGAAGTGCGATCATTGATGGGGATGAATATTGGGAAGTAGAAGCGACACCGGTGAAAGCAGTGGATACCATTGGGGCAGGAGATGGATATCTTGCTGCCGTAGCTGCAAATCTTGTGTGGGGAAAAAGCCTGCGCGAATCTACAGAATGGGCCAGCAAGTATGCAGCTTATAAAGTGACACGTCCTGGAAGTATGACAAAGAAGCCAGGGTGTGGATATCCGAACAGAGAAGAAGTAGAACGATTTATCGATTCAATCAAATAA
- a CDS encoding 6-phosphogluconolactonase, translating into MKTYRLSKEEIFQWCSIPKEELACKEGLKVKLNVYEDKGALMEKLGNMMADEVIEHNQKEIPTKWVLPAGPTDEYDIFVRRVNEERISLKNLWIFHMDEFLDWEGRPLPVADTYESLEGTMNACFYGRIDEELNVPKEQRIWPRIDNIDYADNLCEELGGVDTVWAGVGATGLVAFNEAPRNYCYRLTVDEYAQGKTRIVELNDDSMVAMAHRSFGCCLDRIPPKAITLGFKVMLSAKRCVYMVGTGPWKQTVCRIILFSEPTLEYPVTLFPKYVPEVILCTTEETIDHPMAHETKGW; encoded by the coding sequence ATGAAAACATATAGATTATCGAAAGAAGAAATTTTTCAATGGTGTTCAATTCCGAAAGAAGAATTGGCTTGTAAAGAAGGCTTGAAAGTAAAGCTGAATGTTTATGAAGATAAGGGAGCCTTGATGGAGAAACTTGGCAATATGATGGCAGATGAGGTAATCGAACATAATCAGAAAGAGATTCCTACGAAGTGGGTATTGCCGGCAGGGCCAACAGATGAATATGATATTTTTGTGAGACGTGTAAATGAAGAAAGAATCAGCCTGAAGAATCTGTGGATTTTCCATATGGATGAATTTTTAGATTGGGAAGGCCGCCCATTACCGGTTGCAGATACATATGAAAGTCTGGAAGGAACAATGAATGCATGCTTTTATGGTCGCATTGATGAAGAGTTAAACGTGCCAAAGGAACAGCGAATCTGGCCGAGAATCGACAACATTGATTATGCAGATAATTTGTGTGAGGAGCTGGGTGGTGTTGATACAGTATGGGCAGGAGTTGGAGCAACAGGTTTGGTTGCATTTAACGAAGCCCCCAGAAATTACTGTTATCGATTAACTGTAGATGAATATGCACAGGGAAAGACCAGGATTGTTGAGTTAAATGATGATTCTATGGTTGCAATGGCACACCGTTCTTTTGGATGTTGTCTGGACAGAATCCCACCCAAAGCGATTACGCTTGGATTTAAAGTCATGCTGTCAGCAAAAAGATGTGTTTATATGGTTGGAACTGGCCCTTGGAAACAGACCGTATGCAGAATTATTCTGTTTAGCGAACCAACTCTGGAGTATCCGGTTACCTTATTTCCTAAATATGTTCCAGAAGTGATTCTGTGTACAACAGAAGAAACAATTGATCACCCAATGGCGCATGAAACGAAAGGATGGTAA
- a CDS encoding transposase, whose amino-acid sequence MSILISIFISGYHGKTTDFAKNSSCHRTTIAHFLNSGKWDDSLLSDTLKCSVIEIIYSEAARTGKPVFCIVDDTIASKTKPSSRALHPIEDAYFHQSHLKGKQDYGHQAVAVMLSCNGIVLNYAFVMYNKSISKIDIVQSIAKELPVPPVMSYFLCDCWYVSEKIINTFAQRGFHTIGALKTNRLLYPSGMKKKLRELAAELSVTHREFDLVTVKKRNYYVYRYEGNLNGIENAVVLLSYPEKAFGNPKALRAFISTNAALSTQEILSWYVCRWPIEVFFRQCKDKLALDSYQIRSAQGIKRYWLLMSLAHFMCAVGTGRFCSFETGYHEICDTIQLEKYRYLFQCAKESNDFDSFMKFAV is encoded by the coding sequence ATGAGTATCCTAATCAGTATTTTCATTTCAGGATATCATGGAAAAACTACGGACTTTGCTAAAAACAGTTCCTGCCACAGAACGACGATTGCCCATTTTCTCAATTCCGGAAAATGGGATGATTCATTACTTTCAGATACGTTAAAATGCTCTGTCATTGAGATTATTTATTCAGAAGCAGCACGCACCGGAAAGCCTGTTTTCTGCATTGTGGACGATACGATTGCTTCAAAGACAAAGCCTTCGTCACGGGCTTTACATCCGATTGAAGATGCGTATTTTCACCAATCCCATTTAAAGGGAAAACAGGACTACGGGCATCAGGCAGTTGCTGTTATGCTTTCCTGCAATGGCATTGTTCTGAACTATGCTTTTGTAATGTACAATAAGTCAATTTCCAAGATTGACATTGTACAAAGCATTGCAAAGGAGCTGCCTGTTCCACCGGTAATGTCCTATTTTCTTTGCGACTGCTGGTATGTTTCTGAAAAGATAATCAATACCTTTGCACAGAGAGGATTCCATACCATCGGTGCTTTGAAAACAAACCGTTTGCTGTATCCATCGGGAATGAAAAAGAAACTTCGTGAACTGGCCGCCGAATTGTCTGTTACACATCGTGAATTTGACCTTGTGACAGTCAAAAAACGAAACTATTATGTGTACCGGTACGAGGGAAACCTCAACGGCATAGAAAATGCGGTAGTTCTTTTGAGTTATCCGGAAAAAGCATTTGGTAATCCCAAAGCATTGCGTGCTTTCATCAGTACAAACGCAGCCCTATCTACACAGGAGATTCTTTCCTGGTATGTGTGTCGATGGCCGATTGAAGTATTTTTCCGCCAGTGTAAGGATAAACTGGCACTGGACAGCTATCAGATACGCTCTGCACAGGGAATCAAAAGGTACTGGCTGCTTATGTCACTGGCACATTTCATGTGTGCAGTGGGTACTGGTAGGTTCTGTTCGTTTGAAACTGGATATCACGAAATCTGTGATACCATTCAGCTGGAAAAGTATCGTTATCTTTTTCAATGCGCAAAGGAAAGCAATGATTTTGATTCATTTATGAAATTCGCAGTGTAG
- a CDS encoding dihydrodipicolinate synthase family protein, which yields MGHFITGVLTEILTPFREDGSIDYKQVEELIEWQMAQGIENFFINGLAAECQALRVEEKMKLLKTIYGVTQGKAKIMACAFENSVELNKELLDLYEEMGMADCYCITAPPYFKHTQDALYDYAAELIDYAKRPVYIYNCVQMGTLFAPDTLCRLVNEHPNLRGFKDASVDILNFIQCTLRINPDEFDFLGGCDGLDGVMMQLGAVGCVSFMAVPFPKEMKDIVDAGLAGDYKKCMEAQHKVLRIRNLCKQAPFNAAWIYAMKYGGGPVGMHSRMPKDQDFVPEMLKTQLDDLAKEYGYDVL from the coding sequence ATGGGACATTTTATTACAGGAGTACTTACAGAAATTTTAACACCTTTTAGAGAGGACGGTTCAATCGACTACAAACAGGTGGAAGAGTTGATTGAATGGCAGATGGCGCAAGGTATTGAGAACTTCTTTATCAATGGTTTAGCAGCAGAATGTCAGGCACTTAGAGTAGAAGAAAAAATGAAATTGTTGAAAACAATTTATGGTGTGACACAGGGAAAAGCGAAGATCATGGCCTGTGCATTTGAAAATTCTGTTGAGTTAAATAAAGAATTACTGGATTTATATGAAGAAATGGGTATGGCAGATTGTTATTGTATTACTGCTCCGCCTTATTTTAAACATACCCAGGATGCTTTATATGATTATGCTGCGGAACTGATTGATTATGCAAAACGTCCTGTTTATATTTACAACTGTGTACAGATGGGAACACTGTTTGCACCAGACACATTATGTCGGCTTGTAAACGAACATCCAAACTTAAGAGGATTTAAAGATGCATCGGTAGATATTTTGAATTTTATTCAGTGTACACTGCGCATCAATCCGGATGAATTTGATTTTCTTGGAGGCTGTGATGGATTAGATGGTGTTATGATGCAACTTGGCGCTGTTGGATGTGTTTCATTTATGGCAGTTCCTTTCCCAAAAGAAATGAAAGATATTGTAGATGCAGGTTTAGCAGGCGATTATAAAAAATGTATGGAAGCACAGCATAAAGTTCTCCGTATTCGAAATCTCTGTAAACAGGCCCCATTCAATGCAGCATGGATTTATGCGATGAAATATGGCGGAGGTCCGGTTGGAATGCATTCACGCATGCCAAAAGATCAAGACTTTGTTCCGGAAATGCTGAAAACGCAGTTGGATGATCTTGCGAAAGAATATGGGTATGACGTTTTGTAG
- a CDS encoding ROK family protein, producing MKIEKNYEDSLVLAVDIGGSKYIIGFVDFEGNVLYQERIEWISMDEKSIIHQMMDSLEMLCRKMPDLFKRVAVGGVTIPGFADPVTGVWEDSDFLDVHEFPICDVFRENTGIPFYADNDCNACALAEKYFGSAQDKDDFLYLTVSTGIGGALYIEGNLYYGSLGHAGEIGLFVVEENGRESDTGSVNGIVEMYASGRGLSRNYLELGGKLESEESLGGKTIAEYARKNDEIALKAIRREGMYLGRVIANSCTFADFQKVIIGGGISLMFEQYKESLLKEFQRILPERKVEIESTKLGYSGAFLGAAAVALRGKECTETSLKNGFGQKITLEIKITDCAEAFLVIDGKTLKCRNARFGEFLSAAHICESGDQLNELLQNDEIRKAVKQYSRGDQEAKDKIYDLGYKIGKGVACACVLLDPGELLVEGSLVGFKDFQTGLKDALIKETYYRGDFPFQIQFQ from the coding sequence ATGAAAATAGAGAAAAATTATGAAGATTCGTTAGTTTTGGCAGTTGATATAGGCGGATCGAAATACATAATAGGTTTTGTTGATTTTGAGGGGAATGTCCTGTATCAAGAAAGAATAGAGTGGATTTCCATGGATGAAAAATCGATCATCCATCAGATGATGGATTCGTTAGAAATGCTTTGCAGAAAAATGCCAGATTTATTTAAAAGAGTGGCAGTAGGTGGAGTTACGATCCCTGGATTTGCAGATCCTGTAACCGGTGTGTGGGAGGACTCTGATTTTTTAGATGTGCATGAATTTCCAATATGTGATGTGTTCCGGGAAAACACAGGGATTCCTTTTTATGCGGATAATGACTGCAATGCATGTGCGCTTGCAGAAAAGTACTTTGGAAGTGCGCAGGATAAAGATGATTTTCTGTATTTAACAGTGAGTACAGGAATTGGAGGTGCACTATATATAGAAGGAAATCTTTATTACGGAAGTCTGGGGCATGCAGGTGAGATCGGATTATTTGTAGTGGAAGAAAACGGAAGAGAATCTGATACCGGAAGTGTAAATGGAATTGTGGAAATGTATGCTTCAGGAAGAGGACTTTCAAGGAATTATCTGGAACTTGGCGGGAAACTGGAATCAGAAGAATCGCTGGGTGGGAAGACAATAGCAGAGTATGCAAGAAAAAATGATGAAATTGCGTTAAAAGCGATACGACGAGAAGGAATGTATTTGGGAAGAGTTATTGCCAATTCTTGTACATTTGCTGATTTCCAAAAGGTGATCATAGGCGGCGGGATTTCTTTGATGTTTGAACAATATAAGGAGTCTTTGCTCAAAGAATTTCAAAGAATTTTACCAGAAAGAAAGGTGGAAATTGAGTCTACGAAATTGGGGTATTCCGGAGCATTTTTAGGAGCGGCAGCAGTTGCATTACGTGGAAAGGAATGCACGGAAACATCTTTGAAAAATGGTTTTGGCCAGAAAATAACATTAGAGATCAAAATAACAGATTGTGCAGAGGCTTTTTTGGTAATAGATGGAAAAACATTGAAATGCAGGAATGCCAGGTTCGGTGAATTTTTATCGGCAGCACATATCTGTGAATCAGGCGATCAGCTCAATGAATTGTTGCAGAATGATGAAATCAGAAAGGCAGTGAAGCAATATTCGAGAGGTGATCAAGAGGCGAAGGATAAAATTTATGATCTTGGATACAAGATAGGGAAAGGAGTCGCATGTGCCTGTGTATTGTTAGATCCAGGAGAATTGCTTGTAGAAGGAAGTCTGGTTGGATTCAAAGACTTTCAAACAGGATTAAAAGATGCATTGATAAAAGAAACCTATTATCGGGGAGACTTTCCTTTTCAGATCCAATTTCAATAG
- a CDS encoding SIS domain-containing protein has translation MSLRTAMMDEIMEQGELLQEIFENRKEITKKFVKLCKEQQFKKIYFVGNGSPYYAGYTLSFAAEKLMGADAVAIPAGVFHNHCVFNRAKQYANDEILLVCPAESGRSKGQVDAAHRAKEVGIKVMSTTLNPNGILAGYSDIVLTKPGQHEQAMAATKGQTMGILLIFLNFLEAAYQTGKITEETYQMYLEGCKHLSVNVKKSIQDTCNWFWENKSRVMGAGKYFLIGYGANYGTVQEAGLKFLECHGKPTYALELEESLHGPFRALHKDDMVFFVAAEKGNERNRMEALAEAIEPYCKHRIIIQSTKELAQADSLRIHSSDLELINTMEYLIPFQVLSFLIADEMGIDLSIPLVASLDDAMSPAYEDENENREKL, from the coding sequence ATGAGTTTGCGTACTGCGATGATGGATGAGATTATGGAACAGGGAGAACTGCTTCAAGAAATATTTGAAAACAGGAAAGAAATCACAAAAAAGTTTGTGAAACTCTGCAAAGAACAGCAGTTTAAGAAAATTTATTTTGTGGGAAACGGATCCCCCTATTATGCGGGATACACGTTAAGTTTTGCGGCAGAAAAACTTATGGGAGCAGACGCAGTTGCGATTCCAGCGGGTGTGTTTCACAATCATTGTGTGTTTAACCGTGCAAAGCAGTATGCGAATGATGAAATCCTTCTGGTTTGTCCGGCCGAGTCCGGTCGGTCCAAAGGGCAGGTTGATGCAGCGCATCGTGCAAAAGAAGTTGGAATTAAAGTGATGTCAACAACTTTAAATCCAAACGGGATTCTGGCAGGATATTCCGATATTGTACTTACAAAACCAGGGCAGCATGAGCAGGCAATGGCGGCTACAAAAGGACAAACGATGGGGATTCTTTTGATCTTTCTCAATTTCCTGGAAGCGGCGTATCAGACGGGGAAGATAACGGAAGAAACATATCAGATGTATCTGGAAGGATGTAAACATTTGAGTGTCAATGTAAAGAAATCGATTCAGGATACGTGTAATTGGTTTTGGGAAAATAAAAGTCGTGTTATGGGTGCAGGAAAATATTTCCTGATCGGATATGGGGCAAATTATGGAACAGTACAGGAAGCGGGGCTGAAATTTTTAGAATGTCATGGAAAGCCAACGTATGCATTGGAATTGGAAGAATCACTTCATGGACCCTTTCGTGCCCTGCATAAAGATGACATGGTATTTTTTGTAGCAGCAGAAAAAGGGAATGAAAGAAATAGAATGGAAGCGCTGGCTGAAGCAATCGAGCCATATTGTAAACATAGAATTATCATTCAAAGTACGAAGGAGTTGGCTCAGGCAGATTCGTTACGGATACATAGTTCGGATCTGGAGTTGATCAATACAATGGAGTATTTGATCCCATTCCAGGTATTGTCGTTTTTGATTGCAGATGAGATGGGAATTGATTTGAGTATTCCGTTAGTTGCTTCACTAGATGATGCGATGAGCCCTGCATATGAGGATGAAAATGAAAATAGAGAAAAATTATGA
- a CDS encoding DUF4432 family protein, producing MELTKINFKPSFFSDRPIELLSDGEFSAVAFRYETGVCGLKIRNKNCNMVVLPYMGQQIWFAEFHGKNLTQKSIFDQPQNTTKFGDNYGGLLIHCGLTNINCADEGEDYPLHGELPFAYYPDTYVGIGRDEKGKYLVVGGTYVYRNSQEYHYSYSPQLRLYENSTVAEMHIDIHNRRKSPLDYMFMCHMNWLAVEGSHIVYSAIKDKEHIKPDPPILEGDSERAIKMREYAKRIFDDPMIADVLDSESQCNDPEMCINIKYESDEEGWAHAMQVMPEGDSCYVRFKTEKLPYALRWLCRTGDEDGIGIALPTTGTNRSTKYQKENHLYNTIKPGEHEELRFDFGYLDIEETKLVKQHIEEILGKK from the coding sequence ATGGAGTTGACAAAAATTAACTTCAAACCTTCTTTTTTTTCAGACAGACCAATAGAATTGCTGTCAGACGGTGAATTCAGCGCAGTAGCATTTCGTTACGAAACGGGTGTATGCGGATTAAAAATCAGAAATAAAAACTGTAATATGGTTGTTTTGCCTTATATGGGGCAACAGATTTGGTTTGCTGAATTTCATGGGAAAAATTTAACGCAAAAATCTATTTTTGATCAGCCCCAAAATACAACAAAATTTGGGGATAACTATGGTGGTTTGTTGATACATTGTGGATTGACCAACATCAATTGTGCAGATGAGGGAGAGGATTATCCACTTCATGGAGAATTGCCGTTTGCTTATTATCCGGATACTTATGTTGGGATTGGGCGAGATGAAAAAGGAAAATATTTAGTTGTGGGTGGAACATATGTATATCGAAACAGCCAGGAATATCATTATTCATATAGTCCTCAATTACGTCTTTATGAAAATAGTACTGTGGCAGAAATGCATATAGATATCCATAATCGCAGAAAAAGTCCATTGGATTATATGTTTATGTGTCATATGAACTGGCTGGCAGTAGAAGGCTCTCATATTGTCTATAGTGCTATCAAGGATAAGGAGCACATCAAACCGGATCCACCGATTTTAGAGGGAGATTCAGAAAGAGCGATAAAAATGCGTGAGTATGCAAAACGGATTTTCGACGATCCAATGATTGCAGATGTGTTAGATTCAGAATCCCAGTGCAATGATCCGGAAATGTGTATTAACATTAAGTATGAATCCGATGAGGAGGGCTGGGCGCATGCAATGCAGGTTATGCCGGAGGGAGACTCCTGCTATGTGCGTTTTAAAACAGAAAAACTTCCGTATGCATTGAGATGGCTGTGCAGGACCGGAGATGAAGATGGCATTGGAATTGCATTGCCTACAACTGGTACGAACCGATCAACAAAATATCAGAAAGAGAATCATTTATATAATACGATCAAACCAGGGGAACATGAAGAGTTGAGGTTTGATTTTGGCTATCTTGATATAGAAGAAACAAAGCTAGTGAAGCAGCATATAGAAGAAATTCTCGGGAAAAAGTAG